The following are encoded together in the Lactuca sativa cultivar Salinas chromosome 1, Lsat_Salinas_v11, whole genome shotgun sequence genome:
- the LOC111906552 gene encoding uncharacterized protein ycf20 produces the protein MAICPSLTSIDFIKFNTNPRTKFSGISSRSSSLKLSKIKAVQDTEGGRRRLIDIIRIIPDISRNYFKSPSRRTLFGGISLLGGFYVAQTISLSFGALGVNDVIAAVVCVLLTEYVTRFYYSRPKVTFPIALLNNFKMGFTYGLFIDAFKLAS, from the coding sequence ATGGCAATCTGTCCAAGCCTTACTTCCATAGATttcatcaaattcaacacgaaCCCTAGAACCAAATTCTCCGGtatttcttcaagatcatcatCACTTAAGTTGTCAAAAATCAAAGCTGTGCAAGACACTGAAGGAGGAAGGAGGCGATTAATCGACATCATCAGGATCATACCAGATATCTCACGAAATTACTTCAAAAGCCCTTCAAGAAGAACACTTTTTGGGGGTATATCACTGCTGGGTGGATTTTATGTTGCGCAAACAATATCATTGTCGTTTGGAGCTTTAGGTGTGAACGATGTTATAGCTGCTGTTGTATGTGTTCTTCTTacagagtatgttacaaggttttatTACAGTAGACCTAAGGTCACATTCCCCATTGCTCTGTTGAATAACTTCAAGATGGGGTTCACTTATGGTCTCTTCATTGATGCTTTTAAGCTTGCAAGTTGA